In a single window of the Longimicrobium sp. genome:
- a CDS encoding phenylalanine 4-monooxygenase, whose amino-acid sequence MLASAEPSIFTEQNWHLYTPENHAVWELLYARRMRDLQRTGSRVFLEGAAAIGLQAESVPDLDDVNRRLAALTGWAAVPVVGFIPARSFFEQLAERRFPTTVSVRPRDQLDYLPEPDIFHDVFGHVPLHADPVFANFLQEFGEVAARARSEEGVRQMARLFWFTVEFGLVREDGEVKVYGSGLISSHGEAANALGPNCDRRPFSLEAVMEQHFEIDRFQDVLFVTESFDQLFEAVEQAKRLVH is encoded by the coding sequence ATGCTGGCCAGCGCCGAACCATCGATCTTCACGGAACAGAACTGGCACCTCTACACCCCGGAGAACCACGCCGTATGGGAGTTGCTGTACGCGCGGCGGATGCGCGACCTCCAGCGGACGGGGAGCCGCGTCTTCCTGGAGGGCGCGGCCGCGATCGGGCTGCAGGCAGAATCCGTCCCCGATCTCGACGACGTGAACCGCCGTTTGGCGGCGCTCACCGGGTGGGCGGCGGTCCCCGTGGTGGGCTTCATTCCCGCCCGCAGCTTCTTCGAGCAGCTGGCCGAACGCCGCTTCCCGACCACCGTGTCCGTGCGTCCCCGCGACCAGCTGGACTACCTTCCGGAGCCCGACATCTTCCACGACGTCTTTGGCCACGTCCCGCTGCACGCAGACCCGGTCTTCGCCAACTTCCTCCAGGAATTCGGCGAGGTGGCGGCGCGCGCCCGGTCGGAAGAGGGCGTGCGCCAGATGGCGCGGCTCTTCTGGTTTACGGTGGAGTTCGGGCTGGTGCGCGAGGATGGCGAGGTAAAGGTGTACGGCAGCGGCCTCATCTCGTCGCACGGCGAGGCGGCCAACGCGCTGGGACCCAACTGCGACCGGCGGCCGTTCTCGCTGGAGGCGGTGATGGAGCAGCACTTCGAGATCGACCGCTTTCAGGACGTGCTGTTCGTAACGGAATCCTTCGATCAGCTCTTCGAGGCGGTGGAGCAGGCGAAGCGCCTCGTCCACTGA